The following is a genomic window from Paenibacillus sp. FSL R5-0766.
TCAAAGTGCTGTGCCGCAATCTGGGTCAGCAGCCTGGCGACCAATAATGGCGCTGTTGTTGCACCCCTACACTTCAGGGCGGTGATTTGTCATAACTTTAATTCTTTATAACGTTGTCTCGCGAAAGTTAGTATGCGCAGCAAACCAAGTCAGGCGGCTCCGACCCGGAATGAGGGTGGACCGCCTGTTTGTGTTTATCAAAAATGAACGAGTGGGTGGCAGGCCTATTGGACCTAACTAACCTTCCATGATTTTGAGGAAGTACTCCCGCTCACGTGGTCCATCGAATTCGCAAAAGTAAATGCCTTGCCAGCGGCCAAGCAGCAGCCTGCCTTCGTGAATAATCACCGTTTGTGATGGCCCTGTTGTAATCGATTTGAGATGAGAGGCTGTATTGCCTTCGGCATGTCGATATTCGGGATGCTCCCAAGGGTACACTTCATCAAGGCGCAACAAGACATCATGTTTCACATCCGGGTCTGCATTTTCGTTGATGGCAATACCCGCCGTCGTATGTGGACAGTAGATAAGCACCGTCCCATTCTGCACCCCGCTACTCTGGACAACCTGCTTTACATCCCATGTGATATCCTTCATTTCGTCTCGTATGGAAGTGGATATATTCTTCTTGTGTAACATGTTAAATCACTCCTTAGGATCTCATTTCTTACCCTCGATTGTACCTTAACCACTACATACCAAACAAACCACATATGCAAGGTGAAAAAGCAAATCGCATCATAACGGAGAGAGCAGAAATAACCTGAAGCTATTTAATTAATTAATCTCATATGTGGCCCAATTATATTCAATAAAAGCATTGACGATTAGCACTGCAAACTGGTAAAGTATCAGAAAAGCAAAACCAAGTAGACTAATGGGAATAATATTAAAGTAATATCATCCAACTTAGGAAAAATGTCGTATTAAGCCAGGAAGACTGCCGACTGGAGCTAAAGCCGGAGGCTGGGAGGGAACGCAGCAATGAATACCGTTCTTCGTCATAAGGGATGGACTTGGGGATTCCGCAGTACCGTATTGTTATATTTTATCGTACTTATTGTACTTCCAATCATCGGTGTGTACGTCAATTCCTTCTCCGAAGGATGGAGCAACTTTGTTCAGAGCATTATGGACCCCATCGCGTGGAAAGCCGTACTGCTGACCATTCGGCTGGCCGTCATTGCCACGCTGATTAATGTAGTTTTGGGCACGATGATCGCCTGGGTGTTGACAAGGTATCGCTTTGTGGGCCGATCGTTTCTCAACAGTCTGGTTGATCTCCCGTTTGCACTGCCAACAGCGGTGGGCGGCTTGATGATTATGCTGCTTTTGGGTCCGGTCAGTGTCATCGGGAAACTGGCAGAATCCATGGGATTTGAGATTGTATTTCACCAGCCGGCCATTGTTATCGCGATGACCTTTGTCACGTTTCCGTTTGTTATCCGTGCGGTGCAGCCTTTGCTGGAAGAAATTGATCCTTCCGAGGAAGAGGCCTCGTACACGATGGGGGCCTCCAAGGCTCGCACGTTCATGCAGGTTATTCTGCCTTCTATGGCACCTGGCATGATCAGTGGGGGGATGCTGGCTTTCTCGAGAGGACTGGCTGAATTCGGGGCTGTTGTGCTGGTGGCTGGTAACATTCCGGGAAGAACACTGACTGCTTCCGTATTTATCTACGGGGAGATTGAAAGTGATAATCCAACGGGAGCTGCTGCTGTATCCGTGTTGCTCCTGACGCTCTCCTTCCTGATCCTCTGGCTGATCAATTTGGTGCAGATGCGGGGGAGAAGACGATGAGACGACTGTTAATCGGACTGACGTTTGCAGTATTTATTGTACTGTTGATCATCCCGCTTGGACGCATTTTTATTGGTGCATTTGAAGACGGGGCAGGTGGATTCCTGAAAGGGTTAATGCGCCCTGAGGCGCTACATGCCTTGATGATGACCGGACTGGTGGTTCTGGTGGTCACCCTGTTAAATACATTGTTTGGCATCATGATGGCTCTGTATCTGGTTCGTGCCGGATGGCTGAGTGAACGGATAAAAGGGCTGCTGAACAGCATTGTAGACCTGCCTTATGCCGTATCTCCTGTCATTGGCGGCTTGATGATTGTGTTGATGTTGGGACCTAACAGCATTATGGGCGCTTTTTTTGAAGGGATTGGATTCAATGTGGTCTATGCCTTCCCGGGTATGGTGATCGCAACGTTATTTGTTACCTTTCCACTGATGGTCAGAGAGGTTATGCCTGTCCTGCAGGAACTCGGTTCCCAGCAAGAAGAGGCTGCATCTACACTTGGCGCCTACGGCTGGAGAACGTTCTGGAGTGTGACCTGGCCTTCGATCCGCTGGGCGGTAGTGTACGGTTTAGTCTTGACGGTTGCGCGCTCGCTTGGGGAATTCGGTGCAGTGCTGGTGGTATCCGGGAATATCATGAACAAAACACAGACCGCAACAACCCTGGTGTATCAGGATGTTGAGAATTTTAATGTGGCTGCCGCAAATGGTGTGGCATTGGTGCTGGTCACCTTCTCCGTCGGGCTGCTGCTTATGATGGAATGGGCCAAGAAGCGAAAGGAAGTGCATTGATATGCATGTAGAAGTCCGTGATTTGAACAAACATTTCGGTGATTTTCATGCGGTAAAAGATGTCTCATTCGATATTGCCAAAGGCCATCTGATCGGTCTGCTTGGACCCAGCGGAGGTGGGAAAACGTCCATTCTGCGGATGCTGGCAGGTCTGGAGAATCCGGGTTCCGGTGAGATTCGCTTTCACGGAAAAGTCGTGAACCATCTGCCTCCACAGGAGCGGGGCATCGGATTTGTATTCCAGAACTATGCCTTGTTCAAACATATGACGGTATTTGAGAATGTCGCCTTTGGACTCAAGGTCAAGAAGACGCCAAAAGCCCAGATCCGTGATCGGGTGATGGAACTGGTTGAACTGACCGGGTTAAAAGGTTTCGAACAGCGCTATCCACATCAGTTATCTGGTGGGCAGCGTCAGCGTGTTGCTTTTGCCAGAGCACTCGCCCCGGAGCCGCAGCTGTTATTGCTGGACGAACCGTTCGCGGCCATTGATGCCAAGATCCGTCAGGAACTGCGTTCATGGTTGCGTGAGTTGATTGAACGGGTAGGGATTACTTCGATATTTGTAACGCATGACCAGGATGAAGCGATTGAAGTGGCGGACGAAATCATGATTATCAGCCAAGGTCGTCTCGAACAGAAGGGCACACCTTGGGATATCTACAAAAACCCGCAGACACCGTTTGTCGCTACATTTATCGGGGAGTCTACGGTTGTGGAGGATGCCTCCCAGCTGAAAGGATTCGAACATGCGGTTGAGGGTGAAAGTACACGAGCGCTGATTCGACCGGAGTATATTGAGATCGGCTTGAAAAACGAATTCACCATGTTGTCTGCAACCGAAAAAGGTACAGTCAAACATCTTCATTTCCGCGGCAGTGAATGGATGGTAGAGGTGGACGTACAGGGTCACAAGTTAATCACGTATCGTTCCCTGGAGAAAACGACATTGGAGATCGGTCAACAAATTCGAGTCCTTGTACACCGTGCATACCTGTTCAATGACTCCAACAGTTGGGTGGTAGAGAACCGACTGAAGGAAGATCCGATGCCGGTGATGATTTAGATCAAGTGGAAGAAAGGGGCTGCCCATGCAGACGAGGAAGAAGAAAGCCATACTCTTATATGTTGCCCTCATGCTTCTGCTCGTCTGCATGACCGCTGGATGCAGCAAGCAGGAGGGGGCAAGCGAACAGAACGAGCCCGCTGGTAACGATTCATCCAATACGCTGGTGATTGGTGCTTATAGTGTAGCGAAAGATGCTGTAGGCGAAATGCTGCCCAAGTTCCAGGAGGAGTGGAAGGCAAAAACCGGACAGACGATTAACT
Proteins encoded in this region:
- a CDS encoding secondary thiamine-phosphate synthase enzyme YjbQ, which translates into the protein MLHKKNISTSIRDEMKDITWDVKQVVQSSGVQNGTVLIYCPHTTAGIAINENADPDVKHDVLLRLDEVYPWEHPEYRHAEGNTASHLKSITTGPSQTVIIHEGRLLLGRWQGIYFCEFDGPREREYFLKIMEG
- the cysT gene encoding sulfate ABC transporter permease subunit CysT — protein: MNTVLRHKGWTWGFRSTVLLYFIVLIVLPIIGVYVNSFSEGWSNFVQSIMDPIAWKAVLLTIRLAVIATLINVVLGTMIAWVLTRYRFVGRSFLNSLVDLPFALPTAVGGLMIMLLLGPVSVIGKLAESMGFEIVFHQPAIVIAMTFVTFPFVIRAVQPLLEEIDPSEEEASYTMGASKARTFMQVILPSMAPGMISGGMLAFSRGLAEFGAVVLVAGNIPGRTLTASVFIYGEIESDNPTGAAAVSVLLLTLSFLILWLINLVQMRGRRR
- a CDS encoding sulfate ABC transporter permease subunit, with product MRRLLIGLTFAVFIVLLIIPLGRIFIGAFEDGAGGFLKGLMRPEALHALMMTGLVVLVVTLLNTLFGIMMALYLVRAGWLSERIKGLLNSIVDLPYAVSPVIGGLMIVLMLGPNSIMGAFFEGIGFNVVYAFPGMVIATLFVTFPLMVREVMPVLQELGSQQEEAASTLGAYGWRTFWSVTWPSIRWAVVYGLVLTVARSLGEFGAVLVVSGNIMNKTQTATTLVYQDVENFNVAAANGVALVLVTFSVGLLLMMEWAKKRKEVH
- the cysA gene encoding sulfate ABC transporter ATP-binding protein, with the translated sequence MHVEVRDLNKHFGDFHAVKDVSFDIAKGHLIGLLGPSGGGKTSILRMLAGLENPGSGEIRFHGKVVNHLPPQERGIGFVFQNYALFKHMTVFENVAFGLKVKKTPKAQIRDRVMELVELTGLKGFEQRYPHQLSGGQRQRVAFARALAPEPQLLLLDEPFAAIDAKIRQELRSWLRELIERVGITSIFVTHDQDEAIEVADEIMIISQGRLEQKGTPWDIYKNPQTPFVATFIGESTVVEDASQLKGFEHAVEGESTRALIRPEYIEIGLKNEFTMLSATEKGTVKHLHFRGSEWMVEVDVQGHKLITYRSLEKTTLEIGQQIRVLVHRAYLFNDSNSWVVENRLKEDPMPVMI